TCTTTAAATCTGGCACGACGGCGTTTTCTAATGAACTCTTCGTGTAGTGTTGCCAGTTTTGCACTGGCGGCTATGATGGAAAAAGAAGGCCTGCTGGCTGCGGAATCCAATCTGTCCAATCCACTGGCTCCCAAAGACTCTCATTTCCCGGGGACCGCCAAAAACTGTATTTTCATTTTTCTGGCAGGTGGCCCCAGCCAAATTGACTTGTATGACCCCAAACCCAAACTACAGGAACTCAACGGCCAACCGCTGCCGAAAGAACTTACTGAAAAAGTTCGTTTTGCTTTCATCAACAAAGAAACCGCAACCTTAAGCGGCTCTTCTCGTAAATTCAAAAAACATGGCGAATGCGGAACAGAGTTCTCCGATGTGCTACCACATATCGGCTCCTGTGCGGACGATATCGCACTGATTCGTTCCATGTACACGGAACAGTTTAACCACCATCCCGCACAGTTGATGATGAATACGGGCGTCGGACGTTTTGGCAGGCCCAGTATCGGCTCATGGCTAAATTATGGTCTGGGAAGCCAGGCCAACAAATTGCCTGGATATGTTGTCCTGACAGCTGGACGCGGCGCCAGTGGTGGTGCCTCACTCTGGTCAAGTGGTTCTTTACCTTCCACCTATGCAGGAGTTTTATTCCGAAATAAAGGAGAGCCGGTTCTCAATCTGAACAACCCTCCCGGGATCAATTCAGAAATTCAGAAATCGGGACTGGATGCGATCAAAAAACTGAATCAGCAACAGCTGGCGCAAACAGGTGATGACGAAATCGCCAGCCGGATCGCCAGCTATGAACTCGCCTTCCAAATGCAATCATCGGCTCCGGAACTGATTGATCTATCCAGTGAAACCCAGGAAACTCAGGAAACATATGGACTGAACCGAAAAGGCGACACCAAAAATGGAAAACGGGGAGGGGGCTCAGATACCGAAGCCGCATTCGCTCGTAACTGTCTTCTGGCGCGCAGACTCGTTGAACGAGGAGTACGGTTTATCAATCTGTATCACGCCTCATGGGACCATCACAGTGGACTGGATGCGGGAATTTCCAGAAATGCCGGCATCGTCGATCAGCCGGTCGCTGCACTGCTCAAAGATCTGAAGCAACGCGGTCTGCTCGATTCCACACTGGTCGTAATGGCGGGTGAATTTGGACGCACGCCTCTTGGAGAAAACCGAACAGGATCAAAAGCCGTTACCGGACGCGATCATCACCCGGGTGCCTTCAGTCTCTGGATGGCGGGGGGCGGTGTTAAAGGCGGACAAGTGATTGGGAAAACCACCGAACTGGGCTGGTCGGTTGAAGAAGACCCGGTGCACATTAATGATTTCCATGCCACCCTATTACACTTGTTTGGCTTGAATCATCTCAAACTGGCACAAAAATTTGGTGGTCTGGACATCCGCCTGACCAACGTCGGCGGAAAAGTCGTCGAAAAACTAATTGCCTGATATTATCTGATACTTTGAATTGAAGAGACACACCGGGCAACTCTATGGCCAGCTGATTTCACCGCCGATTACCAGACCGTGCAGCTTAAAACTATCTAGACTGTTCTGAGCCTGCAACGAAACGCCAGAGACAGAATTTGTTGTCGATGTATTGTAATAAATAATCGAGTCTGGTCGGGCAATATGACTCGCCCACAAGAAATTATACCCTACATTAAATGTGAAGTATTCACTCAGATGAAATCGAGCATTCAGCCCGAATTCGAATGTGGGAGAAAATCGTCTCTTTGAAATATGAGTTACATGAGTCGGGTCTGCTGCCCCCAGGAATTGATTCGTCAAGACACTTCCCTCGTAGTTATTCACACCGAATCCGATCTTTGGCTGTGCTGAAATTGTAAACCAGGGATGCACAAATTCCATGCGTATCCCCGCCTGGGGAACATAGAGCTTGTTATTCGTCGAAGAATTGATTGTCGATTCAAACAGAGGAACAGGGACTGTCAAAGTCAGATCTTCAAATGATCCACGAACATTCATCTCTTCGCCAATTTTCAGATACCGAAAACCAACCAAAGGTCGAATCTGTAAACCACCTACTCCATAATATGTTCGGAAGAAGAGACTTTCTGTGTTAATCACATAGTTACTCTCCACTCCCCATGCCTGCGACTGATAGGTAGCAGAAAACATTTGATTAAAATTTTGACCAGTTGAAGCAGCCAGTTGACCATCCAGAAATGTCTGTATGGAAATCATATCTGTCTGCCCGAATGAGGGCCCTAATAAATCTGTGGGCCCGTATGAGACAGAACTAACATCTGTTTTCATTCCAAAGAAAATAGTTTCTAAAGTACCACTCTTGAAATCGACTCCCACAGTCCCTCGAATTCCATTGGAACCATTCGCACCGATCGAATTCAGATCGGCCTCTTTCGTCGAAAACACATTTCCGTCAACATCAGTAAATGTATAAGGCTCGCGCGGATCATTCCCCGAAGTCGTCTCTGTACCAATTAACTGATTTCCAGGAGGTGCTTTCCAAAGTAGATACTCCAATCGCATCCAACTGCTTTGAACCACATTTTTAAACTGACCATCCATCGGATGATCATAGGCCCAACCTCGATCGACGGGCAAAACACGAGTGATCATTTCAGACTGATCTGCCGGCCCATAATAGTCGGACTGATATTGATCGACGGTCTGATACTCTACCGGTCCCTGCTCGTAAGTCATGGGAGCATGATTGCCGGGGCGATACGCGGCTTCTGAAAAAACAGCCCCTGGGGAGACTGGTCCACCAGCAGCAGGTCCATACTGAGCCTGCGCAGAACGGAACCCCATCCCTGACAGGAGAACAAGCATTCCAAGCAATAATCGGTAGGCCGGGTTTACCATGTTGTACTTCAATCTCATTTTAAAGAAGTCTACAAGCCGGAGACTCTACAAAACAGCCTTCAAAGCAAGGCAGATCCAGCAAACAATACCTCTGCAGCGCAGGATTTTCTGCGTGAAGAGTATTAGATATATCAAAGGTATCGGTTATATGGGTTATTCGACTTGTAGGAATCCTGCATTCTTGGACAGAAAGTTCGGAACCGGTTCCAGAAACAGCGGTACCTCAGGAAAGATAGGAGCCCCAGGTAAAGCAAACCCCAGCACTGTAAGATTTACAACCATGAAAGACCTCATTAGATCAGCTCATGCTCGTCGTAGTGCCTGCTTCAATCTGGCTCGCTTGCCAGAACGATAGAGTAGGAAAAGCGGAATCATTCCTGATAAAAGTAAGACGGCCCCGAACACGGGCCTAGACACCATCCAGACTGCCGACATCAATATCAGGGTGAGACTTAAGGAACTTAGTAGAGCAAATACAGTAATCCCCCGCCCGACAAAGTTACTCAGTAGTGGAATTTTCTCAACAAGTACAACCAGTGGTTTAAAGAGAGTGGCTAGCCCCAGAAACAAAATGACCCACCCCGCAATCCTGAATCCCCAGTTGAGAGCGGTGGTCGACTCCAGGTTCTGAGTATCTACACGGACATTCGTTTCGTCTTCGGATGATTTCTGCTGTGTCTCCGAGATCACAGATTGCGCCTGTTCCAGTTTGAGTTCACGTTCCAGAATAGTTGTTTCATTATGCCAGAGCAAAAAGAGCCCCGCGATCAAAAATACAATCCCCACGCCAAGATTCTTCAAGGCAGTTTTGAATCGTTTACCGAAGGAGTTCTCTTGATTTGACTCAGTTTTCTGGTTCATTGGATCTGACTTACCTAAGGGGAAAGGAAACGGAACCACACTTTTGATCAGGGCCCCGGCGGTTGACTGGAAAGACTCTCCAACACTTCTTGTGTTCTGATAATCTGCTCAGGAGTTACAGTCAAATAGCGCTGCATTCCATTTGTATCAGCCGAGTATTCCAGTTTGCCCTGCGCGTTGATTGTAAATTTTCCCGGCATCGAAAGGCCGAAGTAATTCCGGTCAGGCCTGACCGCATAGAGAACACTTGTTAAAT
This window of the Gimesia fumaroli genome carries:
- a CDS encoding DUF1501 domain-containing protein produces the protein MNPNPESLNLARRRFLMNSSCSVASFALAAMMEKEGLLAAESNLSNPLAPKDSHFPGTAKNCIFIFLAGGPSQIDLYDPKPKLQELNGQPLPKELTEKVRFAFINKETATLSGSSRKFKKHGECGTEFSDVLPHIGSCADDIALIRSMYTEQFNHHPAQLMMNTGVGRFGRPSIGSWLNYGLGSQANKLPGYVVLTAGRGASGGASLWSSGSLPSTYAGVLFRNKGEPVLNLNNPPGINSEIQKSGLDAIKKLNQQQLAQTGDDEIASRIASYELAFQMQSSAPELIDLSSETQETQETYGLNRKGDTKNGKRGGGSDTEAAFARNCLLARRLVERGVRFINLYHASWDHHSGLDAGISRNAGIVDQPVAALLKDLKQRGLLDSTLVVMAGEFGRTPLGENRTGSKAVTGRDHHPGAFSLWMAGGGVKGGQVIGKTTELGWSVEEDPVHINDFHATLLHLFGLNHLKLAQKFGGLDIRLTNVGGKVVEKLIA
- a CDS encoding BBP7 family outer membrane beta-barrel protein, yielding MVNPAYRLLLGMLVLLSGMGFRSAQAQYGPAAGGPVSPGAVFSEAAYRPGNHAPMTYEQGPVEYQTVDQYQSDYYGPADQSEMITRVLPVDRGWAYDHPMDGQFKNVVQSSWMRLEYLLWKAPPGNQLIGTETTSGNDPREPYTFTDVDGNVFSTKEADLNSIGANGSNGIRGTVGVDFKSGTLETIFFGMKTDVSSVSYGPTDLLGPSFGQTDMISIQTFLDGQLAASTGQNFNQMFSATYQSQAWGVESNYVINTESLFFRTYYGVGGLQIRPLVGFRYLKIGEEMNVRGSFEDLTLTVPVPLFESTINSSTNNKLYVPQAGIRMEFVHPWFTISAQPKIGFGVNNYEGSVLTNQFLGAADPTHVTHISKRRFSPTFEFGLNARFHLSEYFTFNVGYNFLWASHIARPDSIIYYNTSTTNSVSGVSLQAQNSLDSFKLHGLVIGGEISWP
- a CDS encoding TMEM43 family protein, translated to MNQKTESNQENSFGKRFKTALKNLGVGIVFLIAGLFLLWHNETTILERELKLEQAQSVISETQQKSSEDETNVRVDTQNLESTTALNWGFRIAGWVILFLGLATLFKPLVVLVEKIPLLSNFVGRGITVFALLSSLSLTLILMSAVWMVSRPVFGAVLLLSGMIPLFLLYRSGKRARLKQALRRA